One genomic window of Streptococcus mitis includes the following:
- the yidC gene encoding membrane protein insertase YidC has protein sequence MKSIKRFALSAMGVAMLLVLTGCVSVDKATGKPIGFIWNTIGAPMAEAIKYFATDKGLGFGAAIIIVTIIVRLIILPLGIYQSWKATLHSEKMNALKHVLEPHQTRLKEATTQEEKLEAQQALFAAQKEHGISMFGGVGCFPILLQMPFFSAIYFAAQHTEGVAQASYLGIPLGSPSMILVACAGVLYYLQSLLSLHGVEDETQREQIKKMAYVSPITIVVFSLISPASVTLYWVVGGFMMILQQFIVNYIVRPKLRKKVREELAKNPPKARAFSTPSGRKDVTPEQPTAITSKKKHKNRNAGKQRSR, from the coding sequence CTTGACTGGCTGTGTTAGCGTCGATAAAGCCACAGGAAAGCCAATAGGATTTATTTGGAATACGATTGGAGCGCCTATGGCTGAAGCTATCAAGTACTTCGCTACTGATAAAGGTCTAGGTTTCGGTGCCGCTATCATCATCGTAACCATTATCGTGCGCTTGATTATCTTGCCACTTGGTATCTACCAATCATGGAAGGCAACGCTTCATTCTGAAAAGATGAACGCCCTCAAGCACGTCCTTGAGCCACACCAAACACGTCTCAAGGAAGCGACTACTCAAGAAGAAAAACTCGAAGCCCAACAAGCTCTCTTTGCCGCTCAAAAAGAACACGGCATCAGCATGTTTGGTGGTGTAGGATGCTTCCCTATCCTCCTTCAAATGCCTTTCTTCTCTGCAATTTACTTTGCTGCCCAACATACTGAAGGGGTTGCTCAAGCAAGCTACCTAGGCATTCCTCTAGGTTCTCCAAGTATGATTTTGGTTGCCTGCGCAGGTGTCCTTTACTATCTTCAATCGCTCCTTTCACTTCACGGAGTAGAAGACGAAACGCAAAGAGAACAAATCAAGAAAATGGCTTACGTGAGCCCAATCACGATTGTTGTCTTCTCCCTCATTTCACCAGCCAGTGTCACACTTTACTGGGTTGTCGGTGGTTTCATGATGATTCTCCAACAGTTTATCGTCAACTATATCGTTCGTCCAAAACTTCGCAAAAAAGTCCGTGAAGAACTAGCCAAGAACCCACCAAAAGCACGTGCTTTCTCTACACCAAGTGGACGAAAAGACGTTACTCCTGAACAACCAACTGCTATCACAAGCAAGAAAAAACACAAAAATCGCAACGCTGGAAAACAACGTTCGAGATAG
- a CDS encoding IS1182 family transposase, which translates to MLDNQLTMDVSPYSSLYDIVVPKNHFLRQLTELCDFSFIYDELEKNYRPDFGRKAYSPIMMFKYLLLKDIYKLSDVDVVGRSLSDMAFKFFLGLAPEDSVIEPSSLTKFRKLRIKDDKLLDVLIQKSVQIALEHNLIKSKILIVDATHTKSHYNHKKPQEILRERSKALRKTIYQHSEDIKIEFPKKPQEDNLEAELTYTEELMAVVEKHEELLALPAVSQKFNYLKEAVEDDLEHLEASVKEEARLGHKTADSSFYGYKSHIAMTDERIITACVVTSGEQSDGKYLPELYAKTKENSLDIETIIGDAAYSGKDNIQLARKEKIHLVSKLNPSVSKGYRKEEDAFEFNKDAGLFVCPEGHMAVRKARTGKKYQNKNQVVTHYFDIEKCKSCLSKEGCYKEGAKSKTYSIAIKSDDHLFQKKFQETPYFKEMARHRYKIEAKNAELKQRHGFDVARASGLFSMELQAATTIFVVNMKRIMTLINTK; encoded by the coding sequence ATGCTTGATAATCAGTTAACTATGGATGTCAGTCCTTATTCTAGTTTGTATGATATCGTGGTTCCTAAAAACCACTTTTTACGTCAGCTAACTGAACTCTGTGATTTTAGCTTTATTTATGATGAACTAGAAAAGAATTATCGTCCCGATTTTGGGCGTAAAGCTTATTCACCGATTATGATGTTCAAATATCTCTTGTTAAAAGATATTTATAAGTTATCAGATGTAGATGTGGTAGGACGTTCCTTGTCAGATATGGCCTTTAAATTTTTTCTTGGTCTAGCTCCTGAAGATTCTGTTATCGAGCCATCCTCTCTGACAAAATTTAGAAAGCTAAGAATTAAAGATGACAAACTGCTTGATGTATTGATTCAGAAGTCTGTTCAAATTGCACTCGAACATAACTTGATTAAGAGTAAAATCCTCATTGTGGATGCCACTCACACCAAATCTCATTATAATCATAAGAAACCCCAAGAAATCCTTAGAGAGCGTTCAAAAGCTTTACGTAAAACAATTTATCAACATTCAGAAGATATCAAAATAGAATTTCCAAAGAAACCTCAAGAAGATAACCTCGAAGCAGAGTTGACCTATACAGAGGAGTTAATGGCTGTGGTTGAAAAACACGAGGAACTCTTAGCCCTACCGGCTGTTTCTCAAAAGTTCAATTACCTAAAAGAGGCTGTCGAGGACGACTTAGAACATTTGGAAGCTTCTGTTAAGGAGGAGGCTAGGCTCGGACATAAGACAGCCGACAGCTCTTTCTATGGATATAAAAGTCATATCGCTATGACGGATGAACGGATTATTACTGCTTGTGTGGTTACTTCTGGTGAACAAAGCGATGGGAAATATTTACCTGAATTATATGCCAAAACAAAGGAAAATAGTCTGGACATCGAGACTATTATTGGTGATGCGGCTTATTCAGGAAAGGACAACATTCAACTAGCTCGCAAAGAAAAGATTCATTTGGTTTCAAAACTGAATCCTTCTGTTTCAAAAGGTTACCGTAAAGAAGAGGATGCGTTTGAATTTAATAAAGATGCAGGGCTATTTGTCTGTCCAGAAGGACACATGGCTGTTCGCAAAGCAAGGACAGGGAAAAAATATCAAAATAAGAATCAAGTTGTCACTCATTACTTTGACATTGAGAAGTGCAAGAGTTGCCTTTCCAAGGAAGGATGTTATAAGGAGGGGGCAAAGTCTAAAACTTATTCAATAGCCATTAAGAGTGACGACCATCTTTTCCAGAAGAAATTTCAGGAAACACCTTATTTTAAAGAAATGGCCAGACATCGCTATAAAATCGAAGCAAAGAATGCCGAACTAAAACAGAGACATGGCTTTGATGTCGCGAGAGCATCGGGTCTTTTCAGCATGGAGTTACAGGCAGCAACAACCATTTTCGTGGTCAATATGAAACGAATTATGACCTTAATAAATACAAAATAA
- the pflA gene encoding pyruvate formate-lyase-activating protein, giving the protein MSEETIDYGQVTGMVHSTESFGSVDGPGIRFIVFLQGCHMRCQYCHNPDTWAMESNKSRERTVDDVLTEALRYRGFWGNKGGITVSGGEALLQIDFLIALFTKAKEQGIHCTLDTCALPFRNKPRYLEKFDKLMAVTDLVLLDIKEINEEQHKIVTSQTNKNILACAQYLSDIGKPVWIRHVLVPGLTDRDGDLIELGKFVKTLKNVDKFEILPYHTMGEFKWRELGIPYSLEGVKPPTADRVKNAKKLMDTESYQDYMKRVHG; this is encoded by the coding sequence ATGTCTGAAGAAACAATTGATTATGGACAAGTGACAGGAATGGTGCATTCGACAGAAAGCTTTGGGTCAGTAGATGGGCCTGGTATTCGCTTTATTGTCTTTTTGCAGGGCTGTCACATGCGTTGCCAGTATTGCCACAACCCTGACACTTGGGCTATGGAGTCCAATAAGTCACGTGAACGGACGGTAGATGATGTCTTGACAGAAGCCTTGCGTTACCGCGGTTTCTGGGGAAATAAGGGTGGGATTACAGTTAGTGGAGGAGAAGCTCTCTTGCAGATTGATTTCTTGATTGCCCTCTTCACTAAGGCTAAGGAACAAGGAATCCACTGTACTTTAGACACCTGTGCCCTTCCATTCCGTAATAAACCACGTTACCTTGAAAAGTTTGACAAACTCATGGCTGTCACTGACTTGGTTCTCTTAGATATCAAGGAAATTAACGAAGAACAGCACAAGATTGTTACTAGCCAAACTAATAAAAACATCTTAGCCTGTGCCCAGTATCTATCAGATATTGGAAAACCTGTCTGGATTCGCCACGTGCTAGTTCCGGGATTGACAGACAGAGATGGTGACTTGATTGAACTTGGTAAGTTCGTCAAAACCCTCAAAAACGTTGACAAATTTGAAATTCTGCCTTATCACACTATGGGTGAGTTCAAATGGCGTGAATTGGGAATTCCATATTCACTTGAAGGAGTCAAACCACCAACAGCAGACCGCGTCAAGAACGCTAAAAAACTCATGGATACCGAAAGTTACCAAGACTATATGAAACGTGTACATGGATAA